From the genome of Desulfobaculum xiamenense:
GTTCGTGGGGTATACTCCCCACCTGCTGACCACGGTCTACGTCGGCTTCGACCAGATGGCCCCCATGGGCAAGTACGAGACCGGCTCCCGCGCCGCGTCGCCCATTTGGGTGGATTATCGCAAGGCCGTGGAGGCGAACTATCCCGAGGCGGATTTCCCGCAGCCTCCGGGCATCGTTATGACTCGCATCGACGCCGCCACCGGCCTTTTGGCCGGGCCGGGCACCGAGCGCAGCTACTTCCTGCCCTACAAGGCGGGCACCCAGCCCACCGAAACCGCCGAGCCCGACGCCACCGCGCCGACCAACGGCAGCAGCGCCGCGGGCGAGAATCTGCTCAAGCAGATATTCTGATCCCGTAGGTCGATTCAAGCGCAAGCAGGCGCGCCGTGCATGAGCACGGCGCGCTTTTTTTTGTTCCTGTGTACGGGAAACCGTGGAAAGGGCCGTGAGCCGGATTTTTTCGGCGGTCTAACGTAATATGCTGATTGGATATGAAAAATGGACAGTGATTGTGATGTAACCTGTAAGGTGTGTGCGACATGTAGCGTGCTGAATTGGATTTAGCGTATGAAGATATGATGCAGTGATGGCAATATGTTGTCTATTAAAATGCATCACTGCGATGTTGTGAGTCTGCCAGACCTAAAGTTGTGTCAATTAAAGGTCGATAAGTGTTGCACGTGGGTAGGGGCAACAGGTCCTGACTTTGGGGGAAGATGGGACGACCGCCCTGACGGCAAGGAAGTCATTGCATTCAAGGAGGAAAGGCAATGTCACTTATCATCAACCATAACCTTATGGCCATGAACGCCGCACGAAATCTTGCAGTTTCGTTCGGCGCGCTGGCTGTGTCCACCCGGCGCCTGTCGTCCGGTCTGCGAGTGGGGCTCGCGGCCGATGACGCGGCAGGTCTGGCCGTCCGCGAGCTGATGCGCGCGGACATCGCGTCGCTCAACCAGGGCGTGCGTAACGCCAACGACGCGATTTCACTCATCCAGACGGCCGACGGCGCACTCGCGGTCATTGACGAGAAGCTCATCCGCATGAAGGAGCTTGCGGAGCAGGCGGCGACTGGTACCTACAATTCGGACCAGCGCCTCGTCATCGATTCGGAGTATCAGGCCATGGCCTCGGAGATCACCCGTATCGCGAACGCCACGGACTTCAACGGCCTCGCGCTGTTGAATGGAAATCTTTCTGGAACCTCTCACGACGGGACAGGTCTTCAATCCACTGGCAAGTTGAAGATTCATTTCGGCACCGCGAATGACAGTGCCGAGGACTACTACTACGTCCAGATCGATACGGCGACGGCTTCGGCCCTTGGGCTTGGCACCGGTGCCGGCGCGACGAGCGAAGGCTACAGCGTGTCCACCCAGTCCGCGGCACAGAACGCGCTGGAGGGCATCAACGACGCCATCGTGTCCAAGGACAACATCCGCGCCAAGCTCGGCGCCATCCAGAATCGGTTGCAGAACACCATCTCCAACCTACAGATCCAGTCAGAGAACTTGCAGGCTGCGGAATCGCGAATCTCGGACGTGGACGTCTCCACCGAAATGACGGAGTTCGTGCGTAACCAGATTCTTTCGCAGTCCGCAGTGGCCATGCTGGCACAGGCAAACGCCCTGCCGCGTATGGCGCTGACCCTGCTCGGAACATAGGGACGCTACGAGCGGCATCCGTGCCGCATTCGAGATCGGCTTGTTTGTCGTCCGTACCGACCGGCCCCACGCCACGCACAGGCGGAACCTTCACGGTTCCGCCTGTTTCATGTTGGTGACGGGAAAACTTGTGCTTTTGCCATGTTGATATTATTCAGGACTTCGCGGTGCCGGATGCGATGTATCCGGTGCCCGAGGCGTGGTGTCGTGCGTGGCGCATGCCCTGTGATGGGTGCTGCGTCGTGTGCGCGGTCCGAGTGCGCGCCATGGTGCGTCCGAGGCCCGGTCCGTTGCTGGCCATACAACATGGACGCGGTGCATGTCGAAGGGGCCCCGTTTTTCAGTCGGCAGGGATATTCTGCTCATCGTCACGGTGGCCATCGCGTCCGCGGCCGTGGCGCTGTGGCTGGTGTCCGCACGGGGCATTGGCGACGTTGGTGAGTTCGCCGCGTCCGTCAACGAACGCAACATCGGCATGCTCGCCTCGCAGTATCTGGCGCGCTCCGTGCGCGAGCGAGCGGAGCGCTACGATGTGCTGTTTCGCAGCGCGCAGGGGCAGGTCGAGTCCGCCGCGGGGATGGCGGCGCTGCTTCTGGCGAGGGCTGATGCCGACGCGGCCACGTCCTCGGCGCTCGACACTTTCGCCTACGACGCCCACAAGGGCATCTTCCACAATGGGGCCGCCAGCCGCGTATCCTGCGCCTACTGGGGCGGCCCGATTCTTGATTCGGGCATTCGCGACCGAATCGCCACGCTTTCCCTTCTCGATCCGCTTCTCGAATCCGCCACGCTGCGCCTGCCGTGCGTCGCCGGTGCGTGGATTCTGCTCGAAAGCGGCATCCTTCGCTATTCTCCGAACATTCAGCTTGCCGAGAGAATGCCCCCGGTCGCGAACTTCGATTATCGCGACGACCA
Proteins encoded in this window:
- a CDS encoding flagellin — translated: MSLIINHNLMAMNAARNLAVSFGALAVSTRRLSSGLRVGLAADDAAGLAVRELMRADIASLNQGVRNANDAISLIQTADGALAVIDEKLIRMKELAEQAATGTYNSDQRLVIDSEYQAMASEITRIANATDFNGLALLNGNLSGTSHDGTGLQSTGKLKIHFGTANDSAEDYYYVQIDTATASALGLGTGAGATSEGYSVSTQSAAQNALEGINDAIVSKDNIRAKLGAIQNRLQNTISNLQIQSENLQAAESRISDVDVSTEMTEFVRNQILSQSAVAMLAQANALPRMALTLLGT